The following proteins are co-located in the Nonlabens ponticola genome:
- a CDS encoding glycosyltransferase family 2 protein, whose product MNSQLLIKVIIPAYNEADSIGLVIKDIPNVVDEVIVVSNNSTDTTEATATQAGATVLKENRRGYGFACLKGMDYISQQENKPDIVVFLDGDYSDYPEQLTQIVAPIINQDIDFVIGARDKKLREAGSMTGPQVFGNWLATSLMKIMFNSRFTDLGPFRAIKYEKLLALEMEDQTYGWTVEMQLKALKTGYSYKEIPVKYRNRIGVSKVSGTVKGAIFAGVKILTWIFKYGLKK is encoded by the coding sequence TTGAATTCCCAACTACTCATTAAAGTCATCATTCCTGCATACAACGAGGCAGATAGCATAGGCCTGGTTATTAAGGATATTCCAAACGTTGTTGATGAGGTTATTGTGGTTTCAAATAACAGCACAGATACTACCGAAGCTACAGCTACCCAAGCTGGCGCGACAGTACTCAAAGAGAATAGACGTGGTTATGGTTTTGCCTGTTTGAAAGGCATGGATTATATCAGCCAGCAGGAAAACAAACCAGATATCGTGGTATTTCTTGATGGTGACTACAGTGATTATCCAGAGCAGTTGACTCAGATAGTCGCACCAATTATTAATCAAGATATTGACTTTGTCATAGGTGCCAGAGATAAGAAATTAAGAGAAGCTGGTAGCATGACTGGACCACAGGTTTTCGGGAACTGGCTAGCGACTTCGCTTATGAAAATCATGTTCAACAGTAGGTTTACAGATCTAGGCCCATTCCGCGCGATAAAGTATGAGAAACTACTAGCGCTAGAGATGGAAGATCAAACCTATGGCTGGACGGTAGAAATGCAACTCAAAGCATTGAAGACAGGCTATTCTTACAAGGAAATCCCAGTCAAGTACCGCAATAGAATAGGCGTTTCTAAAGTATCAGGAACAGTCAAAGGTGCTATATTTGCAGGTGTTAAAATTTTAACATGGATATTCAAATACGGTCTTAAAAAATGA
- a CDS encoding glycosyltransferase 87 family protein → MKARLQNGFGILLILSFLGYSFLSTLSRKQYYPSLLTYIGLFALFLALCWMAKTATEKRWELFSAWLGNFFKAKSSFVAWLLAGVVLRLVLLWVTPWLSQDFFRFIWDGHLSLNGFNPYLYLPDDLIVSGADFIPNAEFLHASMGSLSSGHFTNYPPLNQFFFAAAAYLGGDSLLHTVIWMRVFIILADVVTFIYGIKLLRLLGKPDWLILLYYLNPFVIVELTGNLHWEGVMACFMLIGVYHFICYDKWRSGLFLGFGVLVKLLPVLVFPLVVRARKFKWIVLFYITAAVTIIAGFAPLVSGELIEKYAASIGLWFGTFEFNASIYYVIRAIGYEVTGYNIIGTVGKILPLITIAVIILLSLLRQNKYPEVLLTSILLAFTTYLLLSTTVHPWYLTIPLLFSLFTRYRFMVVWSCLVFVSYSAYANADYSENFWWIGLEYGVVLFICILELTGKSIFSARTNQLNR, encoded by the coding sequence ATGAAAGCCAGGCTGCAAAATGGCTTCGGCATTTTATTGATCCTTAGCTTTTTAGGGTACTCTTTCTTGAGCACGCTTTCGCGAAAGCAGTACTATCCAAGTCTTCTTACTTATATAGGTTTATTTGCGCTATTTCTAGCATTGTGCTGGATGGCCAAAACTGCTACCGAAAAAAGATGGGAACTATTTTCAGCCTGGTTAGGAAACTTTTTTAAGGCCAAATCATCCTTTGTGGCATGGCTGCTGGCTGGTGTTGTTTTGCGGTTAGTGCTCTTGTGGGTGACGCCATGGTTGTCGCAAGATTTTTTCAGGTTCATCTGGGATGGACACCTATCACTTAACGGCTTCAATCCCTATTTGTATTTACCCGACGATTTGATCGTATCAGGCGCAGATTTTATCCCAAATGCCGAGTTCCTGCACGCGTCCATGGGATCACTATCCAGCGGTCATTTTACTAACTATCCACCATTGAATCAATTTTTCTTTGCAGCAGCAGCCTATCTAGGCGGCGATAGTTTGCTGCATACGGTGATATGGATGCGCGTATTTATCATTTTGGCAGACGTCGTTACGTTTATCTACGGAATCAAACTCTTGCGATTATTGGGTAAACCAGACTGGTTGATCTTATTGTACTATTTGAATCCGTTTGTGATCGTAGAATTGACAGGAAACCTGCATTGGGAAGGCGTTATGGCTTGCTTCATGCTGATAGGTGTTTATCATTTTATATGCTATGATAAGTGGCGCAGCGGACTGTTTTTAGGTTTTGGCGTTTTGGTAAAATTGTTACCGGTGTTGGTTTTTCCTTTAGTGGTGCGGGCACGGAAATTCAAATGGATCGTACTGTTCTACATCACCGCTGCGGTAACGATCATCGCTGGATTTGCACCACTTGTTTCAGGTGAATTGATTGAAAAATACGCAGCATCGATTGGTTTGTGGTTTGGGACATTTGAGTTCAATGCGAGTATTTATTACGTCATTAGAGCGATTGGGTATGAGGTAACTGGTTATAATATTATTGGTACGGTCGGTAAGATCTTGCCGCTAATTACTATTGCAGTAATAATCTTGTTATCGCTATTGCGTCAAAACAAGTATCCCGAAGTCCTGTTGACCAGTATTCTACTTGCTTTCACGACATATTTGTTGCTCTCGACCACTGTTCATCCATGGTATTTGACGATTCCGTTACTGTTTTCTTTGTTTACCCGGTATCGATTTATGGTGGTGTGGAGTTGTCTGGTTTTTGTGAGTTATTCTGCTTATGCAAACGCAGATTATAGTGAGAACTTCTGGTGGATTGGTCTGGAATATGGTGTGGTCCTTTTTATATGTATTTTAGAGCTGACAGGAAAGAGTATTTTTTCTGCCAGAACAAACCAACTAAACCGCTGA
- a CDS encoding outer membrane beta-barrel protein, translating into MRNVFLCVAVLCSFISYAQQFDIYGTVTDSLTKQPLASATVFLETIQDSTLITYSITNADGQFSLKGNTDNQRLNFFINYQGFKDVSRIINLNGDSREIDLGNIQLVADLQSLDDVVVTARVAPIKVMSDTLEFNAKSFNTKADATLEDVLKELPGVEIDSEGKITVNGKPVNKLLVDGKEFFGDDPQVALKNLPKEIIDKIQVSNSKSEEDKITGDSGDASSSEINITLEEGKNKGFFSRLTAGAGTDDRYSTSGIANYFKDDFRLTVLGSANNINSPGFTYDEIYDALGSQVYTATRSSNGSFGINGINFGSGSDGITESSTGGFNVSNDFGENVETSGNYLYGRTNNFNETSSIRTTFLPDRTFTTISNSDSNNDSDTHNYSANARIKPDTLTTISINTNGSYGSSDNNRNSSSINQDQNGEVINSVITTSNADRFNVTNNSSLYAGRGSINKKHFYSLNLDLDYNDLEETDLFFSSRTSGNDASDVDIQDQRIEIDNLSTNIRATPRYRYKFSEAWSTTVDYRIGYEREENERQVFDQESGSSISNNSLSSDFRINSLTQRPTINLSYRKDDRRISAGIGYFFTNLDSEELVNDIEFDRDFNAVYTDITYYEKLGEFASIWLNVDNNLQIPGIRQLQPVEDRTNPLNIVTGNPNLEASLITNFNLNVNNFNWQERQGWFAGINFSTTQDAVRAITVTDDDLIRRTTYTNVDGNFNGYAYFDYRKSWKKDERTWKAGAGISTSFNRNRSFTNGVLFTSDRTSFRPDFQLSYELDDFIDVEVDYSIGFNNTRYDLSSIEDIEFINHQAGIDFKLYYPKDWTLAIRGEYNLFGNVDPSFDNDSFVVIGSLGYTFAKEKAIISLKAYDLFNQVINTRRVASDDFVLDSSNLALQQYFLLSFTYKLSKFGGKGKREQGGVIFLD; encoded by the coding sequence ATGAGAAACGTTTTTTTATGCGTCGCTGTTCTTTGCAGCTTCATTTCCTATGCACAGCAGTTTGATATTTATGGAACTGTTACTGACAGTCTTACAAAACAACCATTGGCAAGCGCAACTGTTTTTTTAGAAACTATTCAAGATAGTACTCTAATAACCTACAGCATCACAAATGCAGATGGCCAATTTAGTCTCAAAGGAAATACAGATAATCAACGACTTAATTTCTTTATCAATTATCAGGGATTTAAAGATGTTTCTCGCATCATTAATTTGAATGGCGATTCAAGAGAAATTGATCTAGGAAATATTCAGTTGGTAGCAGATTTACAATCACTAGACGATGTTGTCGTGACCGCTCGAGTCGCACCTATAAAAGTGATGTCCGATACGCTAGAATTCAATGCAAAGTCTTTCAATACAAAAGCTGATGCAACGTTAGAAGATGTGCTCAAAGAATTGCCTGGAGTCGAGATAGATTCTGAAGGAAAAATTACCGTCAACGGTAAGCCCGTAAATAAGCTGCTAGTAGATGGAAAGGAATTTTTTGGTGATGATCCACAAGTTGCTTTAAAGAATTTACCTAAAGAAATTATAGATAAAATCCAGGTAAGCAATTCAAAAAGTGAAGAAGACAAAATTACCGGCGATTCTGGTGACGCCTCAAGCAGTGAGATTAATATTACTCTTGAAGAAGGAAAGAATAAAGGCTTTTTTTCACGTCTTACCGCAGGTGCAGGAACAGATGATCGCTATTCCACAAGTGGTATCGCAAATTACTTTAAGGACGACTTCAGGTTGACCGTCTTGGGTAGTGCCAATAATATAAATAGTCCTGGATTCACGTATGACGAGATATATGATGCGCTAGGATCTCAAGTCTATACGGCTACTAGAAGCTCTAATGGTAGCTTTGGGATCAATGGTATCAACTTTGGCTCAGGATCTGATGGAATTACTGAGAGTAGCACAGGTGGTTTTAATGTAAGCAATGACTTTGGTGAGAATGTAGAAACATCTGGTAATTATTTATACGGCCGTACCAATAACTTTAATGAGACCAGTAGCATACGCACGACGTTTTTACCAGACAGGACTTTTACCACGATTTCAAACTCTGATAGTAATAACGATAGCGACACTCACAACTATTCTGCTAATGCCCGTATCAAACCAGATACATTGACCACGATCAGTATCAATACCAACGGTAGTTATGGATCGTCAGATAATAATAGGAATAGCTCTTCTATAAATCAGGATCAAAATGGAGAAGTGATCAATAGTGTCATCACAACAAGCAATGCTGATAGATTCAATGTCACTAATAATAGTTCTCTATACGCAGGTCGTGGTAGTATCAATAAAAAACATTTTTATAGTCTTAATTTGGATCTAGATTATAACGATCTAGAGGAGACAGATCTTTTCTTTTCTTCTCGTACTTCAGGTAACGATGCCTCAGATGTAGATATTCAAGATCAACGCATTGAAATTGACAACCTAAGCACCAACATTCGAGCTACACCAAGATATCGTTACAAATTTAGTGAGGCATGGAGCACCACGGTAGATTATCGCATAGGTTATGAAAGAGAGGAAAATGAAAGACAAGTCTTTGATCAGGAATCTGGCTCATCAATATCAAATAATAGCTTGAGTAGTGACTTTAGAATAAATAGTCTTACCCAACGACCTACAATTAATCTTTCCTACCGTAAAGATGATAGAAGAATCTCTGCAGGAATAGGCTATTTCTTCACAAATTTAGACAGCGAAGAATTAGTTAACGACATAGAATTTGATCGTGATTTTAATGCAGTTTATACAGATATTACTTACTATGAAAAACTAGGAGAGTTCGCAAGTATCTGGCTCAACGTTGATAACAACCTTCAAATACCTGGTATAAGACAGTTGCAGCCTGTAGAAGACAGGACCAATCCTTTAAATATCGTGACTGGTAATCCTAATCTAGAAGCCAGTCTGATCACCAATTTTAATCTCAATGTGAATAATTTCAATTGGCAGGAGCGTCAGGGCTGGTTTGCTGGTATTAATTTTTCAACCACACAGGACGCCGTTAGAGCCATCACGGTTACTGACGATGACTTGATACGCCGCACTACCTATACAAATGTGGATGGTAATTTTAATGGTTATGCCTATTTTGACTACCGCAAGTCATGGAAAAAAGACGAGCGCACCTGGAAAGCTGGTGCAGGAATCAGTACATCTTTCAATCGCAATAGATCGTTTACTAATGGAGTCTTGTTTACCAGTGACAGGACATCTTTTAGGCCTGATTTTCAATTAAGCTATGAGCTGGATGACTTCATAGATGTAGAGGTAGATTACAGTATTGGATTCAATAATACTAGATACGATCTTTCTTCTATTGAAGATATTGAGTTTATAAATCATCAAGCTGGTATCGACTTCAAGCTGTACTATCCTAAGGATTGGACGCTGGCCATTCGCGGTGAGTACAATCTTTTTGGCAATGTAGATCCTAGTTTTGACAACGACAGTTTTGTGGTAATCGGTAGCTTGGGATACACCTTTGCAAAAGAGAAAGCAATCATCAGTCTCAAGGCCTATGACTTGTTCAATCAGGTTATAAATACGCGTCGAGTGGCGTCAGATGACTTTGTTCTAGACAGCAGCAATCTCGCTTTGCAGCAATATTTCCTACTCAGTTTTACTTACAAGCTGTCAAAGTTTGGCGGTAAAGGAAAAAGGGAGCAAGGTGGTGTTATTTTCCTTGATTAG
- the der gene encoding ribosome biogenesis GTPase Der: MSIVAIVGRPNTGKSTLFNRLIKRREAITDAVSGVTRDRHYGKSDWNGRDFSVIDTGGYAVGSDDEFEEEIDKQVELAIDEADVIMFMVDAADGITLEDETVAQLLRKIEKPVMLVVNKVDNNAREQDAYEFYNLGLGDYYSISSINGSGTGDLLDALVELLPEPREEVEVDLPRFAVVGRPNAGKSSFINALIGEERYIVTDIAGTTRDSIDTKYNRFGFEFNLVDTAGIRRKKKVKEDLEFYSVMRSVRAIEHCDVCLVVLDATRGFDGQVQNIFWLAERNRKGIVILVNKWDLVENKDTNTVRDYERRIREEMQPFTDVPIVFISVLNKQRIFKAIETAVEVYKNRSKRIKTSQLNETLLPIIENTPPPSLKGKFVKIKFITQLPTPQPQFAFFCNLPQYVREPYKRFLENKLREKFDFTGVPVSVYMRKK, translated from the coding sequence ATGAGTATAGTAGCGATTGTAGGACGTCCCAATACGGGAAAATCAACCCTTTTTAATAGACTAATCAAACGTCGTGAGGCGATAACTGATGCTGTGAGCGGTGTGACGCGTGATCGCCATTATGGTAAGAGCGACTGGAACGGTCGTGATTTTTCAGTTATAGATACTGGTGGTTATGCAGTAGGTAGTGACGACGAGTTTGAAGAAGAAATCGACAAGCAAGTAGAGCTTGCCATCGATGAAGCAGATGTGATCATGTTCATGGTAGATGCTGCAGATGGTATCACGCTAGAGGATGAAACCGTCGCGCAATTATTGCGCAAGATTGAGAAGCCAGTGATGCTGGTAGTTAATAAGGTCGATAACAATGCGCGCGAGCAAGATGCTTATGAATTTTATAACCTAGGACTAGGTGATTATTATTCCATATCCAGTATCAATGGTAGCGGCACAGGTGATCTTCTAGATGCGCTAGTTGAATTGTTACCGGAACCTCGCGAAGAGGTTGAGGTGGATCTACCCAGATTTGCAGTTGTAGGAAGACCTAACGCTGGTAAATCATCATTTATCAACGCACTCATAGGTGAAGAGCGATATATCGTGACAGATATTGCTGGAACAACTCGCGATAGTATTGATACCAAGTACAACCGTTTTGGTTTTGAGTTCAATCTTGTGGATACCGCAGGAATACGCCGCAAGAAAAAAGTAAAAGAAGATCTAGAATTTTACAGTGTGATGCGCAGCGTTAGAGCTATTGAGCATTGTGATGTATGTCTTGTGGTGCTAGATGCTACTCGTGGATTTGATGGACAGGTGCAAAACATCTTTTGGCTAGCAGAGCGCAACCGAAAGGGAATCGTCATATTGGTCAACAAATGGGATCTCGTCGAGAACAAGGATACCAATACCGTGCGCGATTATGAACGCCGCATACGAGAAGAGATGCAGCCATTTACTGATGTGCCTATCGTCTTTATAAGCGTACTTAACAAGCAACGTATTTTCAAGGCTATTGAAACGGCCGTTGAGGTTTATAAAAACCGCAGCAAACGCATCAAGACCAGCCAGCTCAATGAGACCTTGCTGCCTATCATAGAGAATACGCCGCCGCCATCATTGAAAGGTAAATTTGTCAAGATCAAGTTCATCACTCAATTACCTACACCACAACCACAATTTGCGTTCTTCTGTAACTTACCACAGTATGTGCGTGAGCCTTACAAGCGATTTTTAGAAAATAAACTGCGTGAGAAGTTTGATTTTACTGGTGTTCCCGTGAGTGTTTATATGAGAAAGAAATAA
- a CDS encoding bifunctional GNAT family N-acetyltransferase/carbon-nitrogen hydrolase family protein, whose amino-acid sequence MSTTSQDKIENLSLEFLELADYDQLKHAMIDSYTNLPDSYWKKEQIKTLIDKFPEGQVVLKVNDEIVACALSIVVKYEDFSGQYTYEQVTGNYKFTTHDDDGDVLYGIEVFIKPQYRGMRLGRRLYDYRKELCENLNLRGIAFGGRIPGYHNYASEMSPKEYIEKVRMKEINDPVLNFQMSNDFHVSRVLKNYLDGDKASMEFGVLLEWDNIYYTQPVTDTVALKSTVRLGLIQWQMRPYSGIEELMQQVEYFVDSLAAYRSDFALFPEYFNAPLMAAYNDHSVSDAIRELAKYTGMIRDRFSELSIKYNINIITGSMPEIIDGQLYNVGNLCHRDGRVEQYEKIHVTPDEQKVWGLSNGSKIQTYDTDCGKIGILICYDSEFPELSRLLAEDGMQMLFVPFLTDTQNAYARVRLCCQARAVENECYVAIAGSVGNLPAVENMDISYAQSAVFTPCDFAFPSNGVKAEATPNTEMILVADVDLDLLKKLHNHGAVKNLKDRRTDLYSVVRK is encoded by the coding sequence ATGAGCACTACATCTCAAGATAAAATCGAGAATCTATCACTGGAATTTCTAGAGCTGGCAGACTATGACCAGTTGAAACATGCCATGATCGATTCTTATACCAACTTGCCTGATTCTTATTGGAAAAAGGAACAGATCAAAACCCTGATCGACAAATTTCCTGAAGGTCAGGTGGTGCTCAAGGTCAATGATGAGATTGTGGCCTGTGCGCTGTCGATTGTTGTAAAGTATGAGGATTTTAGCGGTCAGTACACTTATGAGCAAGTGACTGGCAACTATAAGTTTACCACGCACGATGACGATGGCGACGTGCTTTATGGGATAGAAGTGTTTATCAAGCCGCAGTATCGTGGCATGCGTCTAGGCCGCAGGTTGTATGATTACCGCAAGGAACTTTGTGAGAATTTGAATTTGCGAGGCATCGCTTTTGGCGGTCGTATTCCTGGTTATCACAATTATGCTAGCGAGATGTCACCCAAAGAATACATCGAGAAAGTGCGCATGAAAGAGATCAACGATCCTGTGCTCAACTTCCAGATGAGCAATGATTTTCACGTTTCTCGAGTGCTCAAAAATTACCTAGATGGCGATAAAGCGTCCATGGAATTTGGTGTCCTATTGGAATGGGATAACATCTACTACACGCAGCCTGTCACTGACACGGTGGCTTTAAAAAGTACTGTTAGACTTGGTTTGATTCAATGGCAGATGCGTCCTTATTCAGGCATTGAAGAACTCATGCAGCAGGTAGAATATTTTGTGGACAGTCTCGCTGCCTACAGATCTGATTTTGCTTTGTTTCCAGAGTATTTTAATGCACCGCTAATGGCGGCCTATAATGATCATAGCGTGAGTGATGCCATACGTGAGCTGGCAAAATACACCGGCATGATTCGGGATCGCTTCTCTGAGCTTTCCATCAAGTATAATATCAATATCATCACTGGCTCCATGCCAGAGATTATCGATGGACAGCTTTATAATGTGGGTAATCTATGCCATCGTGATGGTCGTGTTGAGCAGTATGAAAAGATTCACGTGACACCTGATGAGCAAAAGGTTTGGGGTCTGAGCAATGGTAGTAAGATCCAGACTTATGATACCGATTGTGGTAAAATTGGCATCTTGATATGTTATGATAGTGAGTTCCCAGAATTAAGCCGATTATTAGCAGAAGATGGCATGCAAATGCTATTTGTACCGTTCTTGACTGATACTCAAAACGCTTATGCACGAGTGCGCCTATGCTGTCAAGCTCGAGCGGTAGAGAATGAATGTTATGTGGCGATCGCTGGAAGCGTGGGCAATCTGCCGGCGGTAGAAAATATGGATATATCCTATGCACAAAGCGCGGTTTTTACACCATGTGATTTTGCATTCCCGTCAAACGGCGTCAAAGCAGAAGCGACACCCAACACAGAGATGATTCTCGTGGCAGATGTTGACCTGGACTTACTCAAAAAACTACACAACCACGGTGCAGTAAAAAACCTCAAGGACCGCCGTACGGACTTGTATAGTGTGGTTAGGAAATAG
- a CDS encoding toxin-antitoxin system YwqK family antitoxin produces the protein MKAFGLLLILSANLLTASSIEIDKEYVKKYTASGQLIMEGWTAQGQKDGYWKFYDRNGKLESRGHFSRNLKTGYWYEYKQGKLIQEGHYRNGKATNWWTFHNKSGFQKVKMQYRHGKPHGYAMHYKRSRLSMVSEYKDGKLLGQWDSVRSFKKDHPDFSMSDLSR, from the coding sequence ATGAAGGCATTTGGTTTACTGCTCATTTTATCGGCCAATTTACTCACTGCCAGCTCGATTGAGATCGACAAAGAGTACGTGAAGAAATACACTGCAAGCGGTCAGCTGATTATGGAAGGCTGGACGGCTCAAGGACAAAAAGATGGCTACTGGAAATTCTATGACCGCAACGGTAAACTAGAATCCCGAGGTCATTTTTCGCGCAATCTGAAGACTGGATATTGGTATGAGTACAAGCAGGGTAAATTGATCCAAGAAGGACATTACCGAAATGGTAAAGCTACCAATTGGTGGACTTTCCATAACAAATCTGGATTTCAAAAAGTCAAAATGCAATACCGTCACGGCAAACCACATGGTTATGCGATGCATTATAAAAGATCGAGACTAAGTATGGTTTCAGAATATAAGGACGGCAAATTATTGGGACAATGGGACAGCGTGCGATCATTTAAAAAAGATCATCCTGATTTTTCCATGAGTGATTTAAGCCGTTGA
- a CDS encoding peptidoglycan-binding domain-containing protein, giving the protein MKQIIIFLLVIILGFIAYDFYKDWNRFHAPNYEYQKPENIDLQYHDASVVWDYVNAIQDVNTYVKLQYTANDIDVRAPEEDDLETQNAIAEYANRLAKVKYYENLLVQSAAYKQDGIDNETIKEIEAGLTSRETQEQEREQQHLQELYDAEIATSKSVGSRGALIYEVQKILVNKGYEIPVDGVFATITSKALADFESNNNLYPDGKLDVLTFDALLK; this is encoded by the coding sequence ATGAAGCAAATCATCATTTTTCTATTGGTCATTATTCTAGGTTTTATCGCCTATGATTTTTATAAGGATTGGAATCGATTTCATGCGCCTAATTATGAATACCAAAAGCCTGAAAATATAGATCTACAGTATCACGACGCGAGTGTGGTTTGGGATTATGTGAACGCCATTCAAGACGTGAATACCTATGTCAAACTGCAATACACCGCAAACGATATTGACGTGCGCGCACCAGAAGAAGATGATCTAGAAACACAAAACGCCATCGCAGAATATGCCAATAGACTCGCCAAGGTCAAATACTATGAAAATCTGCTAGTACAATCTGCTGCCTACAAACAGGACGGAATTGATAACGAAACAATCAAAGAAATAGAAGCCGGCCTGACGTCAAGAGAGACTCAAGAACAAGAGCGAGAACAACAACACTTGCAAGAACTTTATGATGCAGAGATAGCAACGAGTAAAAGTGTAGGTTCTCGCGGTGCATTGATTTATGAAGTCCAAAAAATCCTAGTCAATAAAGGATATGAAATTCCTGTCGATGGAGTTTTTGCCACAATCACCAGTAAAGCCCTAGCTGATTTTGAGTCAAACAACAATCTATATCCAGATGGTAAATTGGATGTTTTGACTTTTGATGCTTTATTGAAGTAG
- a CDS encoding cellulose synthase family protein has protein sequence MILEWICIVVYSASLIMILFYSFSQLNLLINYLQAQKRCKKAKKEILSAPEDLPIVTIQLPVFNELYVMERLLENIAKIEYPREKLEIQVLDDSTDESLAITAAHVTELQATGLDIKHITRTDRSGFKAGALKEGLKIARGEFIAIFDADFLPEPDWLLKTIHHFDDAEVGVVQTRWAHLNRDYSLLTQVQAFALDAHFTLEQVGRNSKGHFINFNGTAGIWRKETIYDAGNWEGDTLTEDLDLSYRAQLNKWKFVYLEDVTTPAELPIVISAARSQQFRWNKGGAENFQKMFKRVLGSDQSFKTKFHGILHLLNSTMFLNVFIVAILSIPMLYIKNEYEHLKVYFIVMSFFVISTIIFFVCYWFMYRNTYGGGFRNFITYIGMFFTFFSVAMGFSLHNSIAVIEGHIGKRSEFVRTPKFNLAAVGGNWKANKYLRKNISSHVIIEGLLMLYFIFGLVSAFLVGDQGGDFGLFPFHLMLVIGFGFVFFRSITDKS, from the coding sequence ATGATTCTCGAGTGGATATGTATCGTTGTGTATTCGGCATCATTGATCATGATTCTGTTTTACTCTTTTTCACAACTGAACTTGTTGATCAACTACCTACAGGCGCAGAAGAGATGTAAAAAGGCCAAAAAAGAAATTCTTTCTGCACCCGAGGATTTACCAATAGTTACCATCCAACTTCCTGTTTTTAATGAGCTGTATGTGATGGAGCGATTGCTGGAAAATATTGCCAAAATAGAGTATCCGCGAGAAAAACTAGAGATACAGGTCCTAGATGATTCCACAGATGAATCGCTTGCCATTACGGCAGCCCATGTTACAGAACTACAGGCAACTGGACTGGATATCAAACACATCACACGCACCGATAGATCTGGATTTAAGGCTGGTGCGCTCAAAGAAGGTCTCAAGATTGCACGAGGCGAGTTCATCGCCATTTTTGATGCAGACTTCCTACCAGAACCAGACTGGTTGCTTAAAACCATTCATCATTTCGATGATGCAGAAGTTGGCGTTGTCCAAACCAGATGGGCGCACTTAAATCGCGATTACAGTCTGCTTACCCAAGTACAGGCCTTTGCACTGGATGCGCATTTCACACTAGAGCAAGTAGGTCGCAATTCCAAAGGCCACTTCATCAACTTCAACGGTACCGCAGGAATCTGGCGCAAGGAAACTATCTATGACGCAGGAAATTGGGAAGGCGACACACTTACCGAGGATCTTGACCTAAGCTACCGCGCACAACTCAACAAATGGAAGTTTGTCTATCTAGAAGACGTCACCACGCCAGCTGAGTTACCCATTGTAATCAGCGCGGCACGTTCACAGCAATTCCGCTGGAATAAAGGTGGTGCAGAGAATTTTCAAAAGATGTTTAAGCGTGTTTTGGGTAGCGATCAGTCGTTCAAAACAAAGTTTCACGGCATCCTGCATTTGTTGAACAGCACCATGTTTTTGAACGTGTTTATCGTGGCGATTTTGAGCATTCCCATGCTCTACATCAAGAACGAGTACGAGCACCTCAAGGTGTACTTCATTGTCATGAGTTTCTTTGTGATAAGTACCATCATCTTTTTTGTGTGCTACTGGTTCATGTACCGCAACACCTATGGTGGCGGTTTCAGAAATTTCATCACCTATATAGGTATGTTTTTTACCTTTTTCTCGGTCGCCATGGGCTTTTCCCTGCACAATTCTATTGCGGTGATTGAAGGCCACATAGGCAAGCGCAGTGAGTTTGTACGCACGCCTAAATTCAATTTGGCAGCTGTTGGTGGCAACTGGAAAGCCAATAAATACCTGCGAAAAAACATAAGCAGTCACGTGATTATTGAGGGCTTGCTCATGTTGTACTTCATTTTTGGGCTGGTTTCTGCCTTTTTGGTAGGCGATCAAGGCGGCGATTTTGGACTGTTCCCATTTCACTTGATGTTGGTCATCGGCTTTGGTTTTGTGTTTTTCCGCAGTATAACTGACAAGTCCTAG